One region of Verrucomicrobiia bacterium genomic DNA includes:
- a CDS encoding anti-sigma factor, whose protein sequence is MTHDTFREMLPLYVIGALDGDELYNFERYIAENRERCRAEIAEYQAIADQMALAAPSARPSPAVYDRILTAIEEKKRPVETPASAPVAAPTRVPVRVPAPVPTAAPVSAPAAERRESEGFNLGLLILRGIPWAAAAVLAVLLISANSQLREMTRLRQAMTEDYNKLLTKYDEQHGGITNLTTRLQAQAQQFQEQLVKLRVENVEQQQSLNTLRAANAELDAEKTQLQHAADRMREQLEQQNLQTASLLKKVNEQTASLEIFTDPAVRIAPLADPKGQAKATAKVYWQNEKKTGLMVVSNLIPVVEGQGKCLELWAICGSAPPVPAGIGWTDESGHGNLQVKLVKDIACIDKFAVTVENAGGVPAPEGSIILIGQ, encoded by the coding sequence ATGACGCACGACACGTTTCGCGAGATGCTTCCGCTCTATGTCATTGGCGCGCTTGACGGCGACGAACTGTACAACTTCGAGCGGTATATCGCCGAGAACCGCGAACGCTGCCGGGCCGAGATTGCGGAATACCAGGCAATCGCTGACCAAATGGCGCTGGCCGCTCCGTCCGCGCGGCCGTCGCCGGCGGTGTACGACCGTATCCTGACGGCGATAGAGGAAAAGAAACGCCCGGTTGAAACGCCAGCGTCCGCACCCGTGGCGGCGCCGACTCGCGTGCCGGTACGCGTTCCCGCGCCGGTGCCCACGGCCGCGCCCGTATCTGCACCAGCTGCCGAACGCCGCGAGAGTGAAGGTTTCAACCTTGGCCTGCTCATCCTCCGCGGCATTCCCTGGGCCGCCGCCGCCGTGCTGGCGGTACTGTTGATCAGCGCGAACAGCCAGCTTCGAGAGATGACGCGTTTGCGGCAGGCAATGACAGAAGACTACAACAAGCTTCTCACCAAGTATGACGAGCAACATGGCGGCATCACCAATCTTACCACCCGTCTTCAAGCGCAGGCGCAGCAGTTTCAGGAGCAACTCGTCAAGCTTCGTGTCGAGAACGTCGAGCAGCAACAGAGCCTTAATACCTTGCGCGCGGCCAACGCGGAACTCGATGCCGAAAAGACCCAATTGCAGCATGCCGCGGATCGGATGCGTGAACAGCTCGAACAACAAAATTTGCAAACCGCTTCACTCTTAAAGAAGGTCAACGAGCAAACCGCTTCGCTGGAGATCTTCACGGATCCTGCGGTTCGTATCGCGCCACTGGCCGACCCGAAAGGACAGGCGAAAGCGACCGCCAAAGTTTACTGGCAGAACGAGAAAAAGACGGGGCTCATGGTTGTCTCCAATCTCATACCCGTCGTCGAGGGTCAGGGGAAGTGCCTCGAGCTTTGGGCGATCTGCGGCAGTGCACCGCCAGTCCCGGCCGGCATCGGCTGGACGGACGAATCGGGTCACGGCAATTTGCAGGTCAAGCTGGTCAAGGACATTGCGTGCATCGACAAGTTTGCCGTCACGGTTGAAAACGCGGGCGGCGTACCAGCTCCCGAAGGCTCGATCATTCTCATTGGTCAATGA
- a CDS encoding response regulator, protein MGIFSAAVALFSNSGGGQHTERHPDDESNGGAGSVGETKTKCTILVIDDEPSLLETLRLILSEAGYNVLTSATGPKGLDMVRYAPKDVRLVLLDYNMPRFNGAETLEFLRKLNPALKIMAMSGLRLTELPESFHTGVDRFLPKPFKNDELLKMVEEVLEKRSATEAPVIASR, encoded by the coding sequence ATGGGCATCTTCAGCGCAGCAGTCGCGTTGTTCAGCAATAGTGGCGGGGGCCAACATACAGAACGGCATCCCGACGACGAATCCAATGGCGGCGCCGGTTCCGTTGGCGAGACCAAAACCAAGTGCACGATCCTGGTCATTGATGACGAACCGAGCTTATTGGAAACGCTCCGGCTCATTTTAAGCGAAGCGGGATACAACGTGCTGACCTCCGCCACCGGCCCGAAGGGTCTCGACATGGTGCGCTACGCACCCAAGGATGTCCGCCTTGTGCTGCTCGACTACAATATGCCGCGATTCAACGGCGCCGAGACCCTCGAGTTTTTGCGCAAACTGAACCCAGCCCTGAAAATTATGGCCATGTCCGGGCTGCGCCTGACCGAGCTTCCGGAAAGCTTCCACACCGGGGTCGATCGGTTTCTCCCAAAGCCATTCAAGAATGACGAGCTTTTGAAGATGGTGGAGGAAGTCCTCGAAAAAAGATCCGCCACCGAAGCACCTGTTATCGCCTCCAGGTAA
- the purF gene encoding amidophosphoribosyltransferase, producing MNPEESTHPRHYCGLFGVYGHPNAAELTYYGLYALQHRGQESAGITASDGIDLRTYKGMGLVGQVFDKTILRSLPGPLAIGHVRYSTTGSSNIKNAQPLVVDCARGQIAIGHNGNLTNASRLRAELEEQGSIFQTTVDSEIILHLLARPSNDDRAHSLEAVMRKIQGAYSLVIMGEDELIGVRDPFGFRPLVLGKLAAPKEDGSDGGVAYVLASETCALDLIHAEYVRDLAPGEIVVINQQGVRSVNPWAGSQQPHAFCIFEYVYFARPDSDIFNKNVAQVRINLGRQLAREHPVEADLVIPVPDSGNWAAMGFSEESGIDFGNAFVRNHYVGRTFLQPTQLIRDFGVRVKLNLIEEMVVGKRVVVVDDSIVRGTTARARVVTLREAGAKEVHMRVSCPPHKWPCAYGIDFPTRKELMAANNSQEQIREFLGADSLGYLSLDGMIASTGLPANEFCTACYTGNYPSPVESEHDKFIMEQRRTKYRRPVSDLVHDDTQRPLL from the coding sequence ATGAACCCGGAAGAAAGCACGCACCCACGGCATTATTGCGGCCTGTTTGGGGTTTACGGACACCCGAATGCGGCGGAGTTGACGTATTACGGGCTGTACGCGCTACAGCATCGCGGCCAGGAAAGCGCGGGCATCACGGCCTCCGACGGCATCGACTTGCGCACCTACAAGGGCATGGGGCTCGTCGGCCAGGTGTTCGACAAAACCATCCTGCGTTCGTTGCCCGGTCCTCTCGCGATCGGCCACGTTCGGTACTCCACCACGGGCAGTTCCAACATCAAGAACGCTCAGCCGCTCGTCGTCGATTGCGCGCGCGGGCAGATTGCCATCGGTCACAACGGCAACCTCACCAACGCTTCAAGGCTCCGCGCTGAACTCGAAGAGCAGGGGTCGATTTTCCAGACGACGGTGGATAGCGAGATCATCCTGCACTTGCTCGCGCGTCCGTCCAATGACGATCGGGCCCACTCCCTCGAAGCCGTCATGCGCAAAATCCAGGGCGCGTATTCGTTGGTCATCATGGGTGAGGATGAACTCATCGGCGTCCGCGATCCATTCGGATTTCGCCCGCTGGTGTTGGGCAAACTCGCCGCGCCAAAAGAAGACGGCAGCGATGGCGGCGTCGCCTACGTGCTGGCCAGCGAAACGTGCGCGCTCGACCTCATCCATGCCGAGTATGTGCGCGACCTTGCCCCCGGCGAAATCGTCGTCATCAACCAGCAGGGCGTGCGTTCGGTCAATCCCTGGGCCGGCTCGCAGCAGCCGCACGCGTTCTGCATTTTCGAGTACGTGTACTTCGCGCGGCCCGACAGCGACATCTTCAACAAGAACGTCGCGCAGGTCCGCATCAATCTGGGCCGCCAACTGGCCCGCGAGCATCCCGTCGAGGCGGACCTCGTGATTCCCGTGCCCGACAGCGGCAATTGGGCGGCGATGGGTTTTTCCGAGGAAAGCGGGATCGATTTTGGCAACGCCTTCGTTCGCAATCATTACGTTGGCCGCACCTTCCTGCAGCCGACCCAACTCATTCGCGATTTTGGCGTGCGCGTGAAGCTCAACCTCATCGAGGAAATGGTCGTGGGCAAACGCGTCGTGGTGGTGGATGATTCGATCGTGCGGGGCACGACGGCGCGGGCGCGCGTGGTCACGCTACGCGAAGCCGGCGCGAAAGAAGTCCACATGCGCGTCAGTTGCCCCCCGCACAAATGGCCCTGCGCCTACGGCATCGATTTCCCGACGCGCAAGGAGTTGATGGCCGCGAACAATTCGCAGGAGCAGATCCGCGAATTCCTCGGTGCCGACTCGCTCGGCTATCTCTCGCTGGACGGCATGATCGCCTCCACTGGCCTGCCCGCGAACGAATTCTGCACCGCCTGTTACACCGGCAATTATCCTTCGCCTGTCGAATCCGAGCATGACAAATTTATCATGGAACAGCGCCGCACCAAATACCGCCGCCCGGTCTCGGATCTGGTGCATGACGATACGCAGCGACCGCTGTTGTGA
- the purM gene encoding phosphoribosylformylglycinamidine cyclo-ligase, which translates to MNNPKTTEGAYTSSGVNIHLADTLKGGLKQKVRKTLRPEVLGAIGGFGGLFALDLKKHKRPVLVSSMDGVGTKLKIAVALNKHDTVGQDLVNHCVNDIAAVGAEPLFFLDYIGMGKLSPRVFNQIIDGLVKACAEAGCALIGGETAQMPGMYAAGDYDLVSTIVGVVERDQIIDGSSIRPGDAIVGLASTGLHTNGYSLARQILFAQMRARLDDYHSGLGCTFGEELLKVHRNYWPIIRKIRNSKTEIRNAIHGIAHITGGGFYDNIPRVLPKNCSVVIYTGSWDVLPIFKLLQEGGGVTDEEMHRVFNMGIGMVCIVDPKSVATVQKVASRAGVKSYLIGEVRRGKPVVVIE; encoded by the coding sequence GTGAATAACCCAAAGACAACCGAAGGCGCTTACACCAGTTCAGGTGTGAACATTCATCTCGCAGACACGTTGAAAGGTGGGCTGAAGCAGAAGGTTCGCAAGACGCTAAGACCTGAGGTGCTGGGGGCGATTGGCGGGTTTGGGGGATTGTTTGCGCTCGATTTGAAGAAGCACAAACGGCCGGTGCTGGTGAGCAGCATGGACGGTGTCGGGACGAAGTTGAAAATCGCGGTTGCGCTGAACAAGCATGACACGGTTGGGCAGGACCTTGTCAATCATTGCGTCAACGACATCGCAGCAGTTGGCGCAGAGCCTTTATTTTTCCTGGATTACATCGGCATGGGCAAACTGTCGCCGCGCGTGTTCAACCAGATTATCGATGGACTGGTCAAGGCGTGCGCGGAGGCGGGCTGCGCGTTGATCGGTGGCGAGACGGCGCAGATGCCCGGTATGTATGCGGCGGGTGATTATGATCTTGTGAGCACGATTGTTGGCGTGGTGGAACGCGACCAGATCATTGATGGCTCGAGCATCCGCCCGGGTGACGCGATCGTCGGGCTGGCCAGTACAGGGTTGCACACCAATGGCTATTCGCTCGCGCGGCAGATTCTTTTCGCGCAGATGCGGGCGCGGCTGGATGATTACCATAGCGGACTTGGCTGCACGTTCGGGGAAGAGCTACTCAAGGTACATCGCAACTACTGGCCAATCATAAGGAAAATCCGAAATTCGAAAACCGAAATTCGAAACGCCATACATGGGATCGCGCATATCACGGGTGGCGGATTCTATGACAACATCCCACGGGTACTGCCGAAGAATTGCAGCGTGGTCATATACACCGGTTCGTGGGACGTGTTACCTATTTTCAAACTGCTCCAGGAAGGCGGCGGTGTGACCGATGAGGAGATGCACCGCGTGTTCAACATGGGCATCGGCATGGTGTGCATCGTCGATCCGAAATCAGTGGCGACAGTCCAAAAGGTCGCGTCACGCGCCGGTGTGAAATCCTATCTCATCGGTGAAGTCCGCAGGGGCAAGCCGGTGGTCGTAATTGAGTGA
- the purH gene encoding bifunctional phosphoribosylaminoimidazolecarboxamide formyltransferase/IMP cyclohydrolase: MGRIQRALISVSDKTGLVDFAKELQAFGIEIISTGGTARTLKDAGIPVVEISEFTGFPEMLDGRVKTLHPKVHGGLLYIRGNAEHEAQAAKQGIQPIDLVVVNLYPFEKTTAKPGVSLNEAIENIDIGGPSMLRSAAKNHASVTAVVDPADYPAVLKDLKEHDGNTCEMFRWKLAVKVFETTARYDGAIARHLHAERMRAKGDTGKGRSELPETLQLSLKKAQELRYGENPHQQAALYGDFFEHFQQLHGKELSYNNILDLTAAAELVTEFEEPTVAIIKHTNPCGVGSAATLLEAWNLAYATDKQAPFGGIIAVNRPLDAAIASAIAEIFSEVIVAPEFEPGALAILQKKKNLRLIKKLRPATTGVALRSVTGGLLAQERDARLVSADDMKVVTKRHPTHEERHAILFAWRVVKHVKSNAIVFARFDAHGSRTLGIGAGQMSRVDSSKIAVWKAGEAGLDLDGSVVASDAFFPFPDGVIAAAEAGATAVIQPGGSVRDAEVIAAADERNLAMVFTGIRHFRH, translated from the coding sequence ATGGGCAGAATCCAACGGGCGCTCATCAGCGTTTCGGACAAGACCGGGCTGGTTGATTTTGCGAAGGAACTGCAGGCGTTTGGGATCGAGATCATTTCGACGGGCGGGACGGCCCGCACTCTCAAGGACGCCGGCATTCCGGTCGTCGAAATCAGCGAGTTCACCGGCTTTCCCGAGATGCTCGATGGCCGCGTGAAGACGCTGCACCCGAAGGTGCACGGGGGTCTGCTCTATATTCGCGGCAACGCCGAGCATGAGGCGCAGGCGGCCAAGCAGGGCATCCAGCCCATCGATCTGGTGGTGGTCAATCTTTATCCGTTTGAGAAGACGACAGCCAAGCCGGGCGTCTCGTTGAACGAAGCCATCGAGAATATTGACATCGGCGGGCCGAGTATGTTGCGCAGCGCCGCGAAGAACCACGCCAGCGTCACCGCCGTTGTCGATCCCGCCGACTACCCCGCGGTACTCAAGGACCTCAAGGAACACGACGGCAACACCTGCGAAATGTTCCGCTGGAAACTGGCAGTGAAGGTTTTCGAGACGACGGCGCGTTACGACGGGGCCATTGCCCGACACCTGCACGCCGAGCGAATGCGGGCGAAGGGGGACACGGGAAAGGGAAGGAGCGAGCTGCCCGAGACGCTGCAGTTGTCGCTGAAGAAAGCGCAGGAACTGCGGTACGGCGAGAACCCGCATCAACAGGCGGCGTTGTACGGCGATTTCTTTGAGCACTTCCAGCAACTCCACGGCAAGGAGCTTTCTTACAATAACATTCTCGATCTCACTGCCGCCGCCGAACTGGTGACCGAATTTGAAGAACCCACGGTGGCGATTATCAAGCACACGAACCCGTGCGGCGTGGGTAGTGCGGCGACATTGCTTGAGGCCTGGAACCTGGCTTATGCGACCGACAAACAAGCGCCGTTCGGGGGCATTATTGCAGTGAATCGCCCGCTCGACGCGGCTATCGCATCGGCGATTGCGGAGATCTTCAGCGAGGTGATTGTCGCGCCGGAGTTTGAGCCCGGCGCCCTCGCGATCCTGCAGAAGAAGAAAAACCTGCGGCTCATCAAGAAACTGCGGCCGGCCACCACGGGCGTGGCGTTGCGTTCCGTCACGGGCGGGTTGCTCGCCCAGGAGCGCGATGCGCGGCTCGTCTCGGCGGACGATATGAAAGTCGTCACGAAACGTCATCCGACGCATGAGGAGCGGCACGCGATCTTGTTCGCGTGGCGGGTGGTCAAGCATGTAAAATCCAACGCCATTGTTTTTGCGCGGTTTGACGCCCATGGAAGTCGAACATTGGGCATTGGCGCGGGTCAAATGAGTCGCGTGGATTCCTCGAAGATCGCGGTCTGGAAAGCCGGGGAAGCCGGGCTTGACCTCGACGGCAGTGTGGTTGCCAGCGACGCCTTTTTCCCCTTCCCTGACGGGGTAATCGCGGCGGCTGAGGCCGGGGCGACCGCAGTCATCCAGCCGGGTGGCAGCGTGCGCGATGCCGAGGTGATTGCAGCGGCAGATGAACGTAACCTGGCGATGGTCTTCACCGGAATCCGACACTTCCGACATTAG
- a CDS encoding response regulator — protein MDRAPIRAKILVVDDEPQIREYEGSLLAELGHEVLTAGDGAEAVRVAREQQPDLLLLDIMMPEMSGIEVCQQLRADARTRDIRIIVVSGLDSKRALEESIIAGADDFLAKPIHALELMVRVRSMLRVRHIADEEKRLEAYVRNLQAMRRVEQPVNQEPASRP, from the coding sequence ATGGATCGAGCACCGATACGAGCGAAAATCCTGGTGGTAGATGACGAACCGCAGATACGCGAATACGAAGGCAGCTTGCTGGCGGAACTGGGGCACGAGGTGCTCACCGCCGGCGATGGCGCCGAGGCCGTGCGGGTGGCGCGGGAGCAACAACCGGATTTATTGCTGTTGGACATCATGATGCCCGAAATGTCCGGCATCGAGGTGTGCCAGCAATTGCGGGCGGACGCGCGCACGCGGGACATTCGCATCATCGTTGTCTCCGGATTGGACTCGAAACGGGCGCTGGAGGAGAGCATCATCGCGGGCGCGGACGATTTTCTCGCGAAGCCGATCCATGCGCTGGAGTTGATGGTGCGGGTGCGCTCGATGCTGCGGGTGCGCCATATCGCGGACGAAGAGAAACGGCTCGAAGCCTACGTCAGGAACCTTCAGGCGATGCGTCGCGTGGAGCAGCCGGTAAACCAGGAACCAGCAAGCCGACCATGA
- a CDS encoding sigma-70 family RNA polymerase sigma factor codes for MTPSATINLWQGVNRVTDNATDGIMWQRMLHQCGDGLFLYARQLCRNDADAADVVQEAFLRVWRKHANNGVTEPDLPALCYSAVRYTVLDRKRQAVRRWRREAAAGESLYEQPPLFESPLERAEEQAKLEAAIRELPVEQREVLTLKIWGELTFQQIATVTDESPNTVASRYRLALAALRQQLAKAGTP; via the coding sequence ATGACGCCCTCAGCGACGATTAACCTTTGGCAGGGCGTCAACCGTGTGACGGACAATGCAACAGATGGGATCATGTGGCAACGGATGCTCCACCAGTGTGGAGACGGCCTTTTTTTGTACGCGCGCCAGTTGTGCCGCAACGACGCCGATGCCGCCGACGTGGTGCAGGAGGCGTTCCTCCGCGTTTGGCGCAAACATGCGAACAATGGCGTCACCGAACCGGATCTGCCGGCGCTTTGCTATTCCGCCGTGCGCTATACTGTGCTCGACCGCAAGCGGCAGGCGGTGCGTCGCTGGCGACGTGAGGCGGCAGCCGGGGAGTCCCTGTACGAGCAGCCGCCGTTGTTTGAATCCCCGCTGGAGAGAGCCGAGGAGCAGGCGAAGTTGGAGGCTGCGATTCGGGAGCTCCCCGTCGAGCAACGGGAGGTCCTCACATTGAAAATTTGGGGCGAGCTGACATTTCAGCAGATTGCCACGGTGACCGACGAATCGCCAAACACGGTCGCCTCCCGCTATCGGTTGGCACTCGCTGCGTTGCGGCAACAACTTGCAAAGGCGGGCACACCATGA
- a CDS encoding DUF2723 domain-containing protein gives MGKKNRKLTIPTPTPVAPVPVTPPEPPQSLHAFFTPQDWIAAIITFLISGFAFLYFMSPEVTLEDSGELVTGAFNFGVPHPPGYPLWAFLGWVWRHLVPIGNPAYRICLMSVLTGALVVGVMTLLMTRSIMMLLRSVTWAKDIEDSMKHWMALTIGSAVALLFGFNRGVWLWACVPEMRILNLFMFIITACTFFAWMMRPQRYGFLYATILFYALGLCVHQTIVVMAAAFIPGAFALGLLSVWDRRPWRMAVVMPALSAFWELTVAALLGLAASAYVDAWLQTGPNGDVLAQKVNMFILFGPPIAATALIFMPAALAILMLVWMGNEGWLSWKRALICTAAFLIGCSCYFYMSVSSSTNPPMNWGYAYTKQGFLHTFTRGQYERLNLSPPWRKEFWIQTGLFARALLQQFSLPLGFDKDFLLGLPIVLFAFGTLAMLIRWWKDLHGRARAWLIFVWLSFLTTSFVLLMIINPGVDKQNQEINIKFFAPAHGFFAMMIGYGMALSAAWVLAHWREFPRTVMRGLCVALLASPVISFERNRGTCDQRDHDFGYQFGYRMFRPLGGYPDMDKDAVLYGGTDPGRFVPTYMIFCESRVPPSDRYRDPHFDPEGSPNFDRRDVYIITQNALADSTYMSYIRDHYDYTRPDPNNPSTLERRLPWQRAVFRWGWTHLHRDTMYPKEPIWIPSELDTQHAFQEYINNVQTRQAHGEHLSADENVTIEGGAVQVRGVAGVMNINGILTKWIFDHAKDKHSFYVEESYVIPWMYPYLTPAGIIMKINHDPLPGPQQDPQLWEGIVKRDKAYWDKLCEELSARPQFHHDSDAQKTFSKLRSAIGGLYASRQMAVEAEYAFKQALQLCPESPEGNFRLAQLYMELGRTDDALATLEALQKLDPLNDKITGAIDQIKGIKQSRQDIPQLEAAYSNSPRDFGLLTQLAQAYSKAGQNERIIQLLRSYLQQKDIPADAFLQTAQVYWNMGQHEAALNALETMTQRAPQDPRGYYYLAVMRTMANNADAALPMLEKAIALAPQLRAQAASDQQFNSLRGNPRFQQIIGSP, from the coding sequence ATGGGCAAGAAAAACCGCAAGCTGACAATTCCAACTCCCACCCCAGTAGCGCCGGTACCCGTGACGCCGCCGGAGCCACCGCAAAGCCTGCACGCTTTCTTCACGCCACAGGATTGGATTGCAGCGATCATCACGTTCCTGATATCCGGGTTTGCATTCCTTTATTTCATGTCCCCCGAGGTGACACTCGAGGATTCCGGCGAACTTGTGACGGGTGCTTTCAATTTCGGCGTGCCGCATCCGCCGGGATATCCATTGTGGGCGTTCCTGGGATGGGTGTGGCGCCATTTGGTACCGATCGGCAATCCCGCGTATCGGATTTGCCTGATGTCGGTACTGACGGGCGCGCTGGTGGTCGGCGTGATGACACTGCTGATGACGCGGTCGATCATGATGTTGCTGCGCTCGGTGACCTGGGCGAAGGACATCGAAGATTCCATGAAGCACTGGATGGCGCTGACGATCGGGTCGGCGGTGGCGCTGCTCTTCGGCTTTAATCGCGGCGTCTGGTTGTGGGCCTGCGTGCCCGAGATGCGCATCCTGAACCTGTTCATGTTCATCATCACGGCCTGCACGTTTTTTGCGTGGATGATGCGGCCGCAACGGTACGGATTCCTGTACGCGACGATCCTCTTCTATGCGCTGGGTCTTTGTGTCCACCAGACAATCGTCGTGATGGCCGCGGCGTTCATACCCGGCGCGTTCGCCCTGGGACTCTTGTCGGTGTGGGACAGGCGGCCATGGCGGATGGCCGTGGTGATGCCGGCGTTATCTGCGTTTTGGGAACTCACCGTTGCGGCCCTGCTTGGTTTGGCGGCCAGCGCGTACGTGGACGCGTGGTTGCAGACGGGACCCAATGGCGATGTCCTGGCGCAGAAAGTGAACATGTTCATTCTTTTCGGCCCGCCGATTGCCGCAACCGCTTTGATTTTCATGCCGGCGGCGCTGGCCATACTCATGTTGGTCTGGATGGGGAACGAAGGATGGCTGAGTTGGAAGCGGGCATTGATCTGTACCGCGGCGTTTCTTATCGGCTGCAGTTGCTACTTCTACATGTCGGTCTCATCATCGACGAACCCGCCGATGAATTGGGGTTATGCGTATACGAAGCAGGGTTTTCTCCATACCTTCACGCGCGGCCAATACGAGAGGTTGAATTTATCCCCACCCTGGCGCAAGGAATTCTGGATTCAGACCGGGCTCTTTGCGCGGGCGCTCTTGCAGCAGTTCAGCCTGCCGCTGGGATTCGACAAGGATTTCCTGCTCGGCCTGCCGATCGTCTTGTTCGCGTTTGGAACACTGGCGATGCTGATCAGGTGGTGGAAGGATCTGCACGGGCGCGCCCGCGCCTGGCTGATATTCGTGTGGCTATCGTTCCTGACGACAAGCTTTGTCCTGTTGATGATCATCAATCCGGGTGTCGACAAGCAGAACCAGGAGATCAACATCAAGTTTTTCGCGCCCGCGCATGGATTCTTTGCCATGATGATTGGATATGGGATGGCGCTATCAGCGGCATGGGTGCTGGCCCATTGGCGGGAGTTTCCGCGCACAGTCATGCGCGGGTTGTGCGTGGCGTTGCTGGCGTCGCCGGTGATTTCCTTCGAACGCAACCGCGGTACCTGCGACCAGCGGGACCACGACTTTGGCTACCAATTCGGCTACCGCATGTTCCGTCCCTTGGGTGGTTATCCGGACATGGATAAGGACGCCGTCCTCTACGGCGGAACGGATCCGGGCCGCTTCGTGCCGACGTATATGATTTTCTGCGAGAGTCGCGTGCCCCCCAGCGACCGCTACCGCGATCCGCATTTCGACCCGGAAGGCAGCCCGAATTTTGATCGTCGCGACGTGTACATCATCACGCAAAACGCGCTGGCTGACAGCACGTATATGTCCTACATCCGCGACCATTACGATTACACGCGGCCCGATCCCAACAACCCATCGACACTCGAACGCCGCCTGCCCTGGCAGCGAGCGGTGTTTCGCTGGGGCTGGACCCACCTCCATCGCGACACCATGTATCCCAAGGAACCGATTTGGATTCCCAGTGAGTTGGACACGCAACATGCGTTCCAGGAGTATATCAACAACGTGCAGACCCGCCAGGCGCACGGTGAGCACCTCAGCGCCGACGAGAATGTCACGATCGAAGGCGGCGCGGTGCAGGTACGCGGCGTGGCCGGTGTGATGAACATCAACGGCATTCTCACGAAGTGGATCTTCGACCATGCCAAGGACAAGCATTCGTTCTACGTCGAGGAGAGCTACGTCATCCCATGGATGTACCCGTATCTCACGCCGGCCGGGATCATCATGAAGATCAACCACGACCCTCTGCCCGGTCCCCAGCAAGACCCGCAGCTTTGGGAGGGAATCGTCAAAAGAGACAAGGCTTATTGGGACAAGCTCTGCGAGGAGCTCAGTGCGCGCCCGCAGTTCCATCACGACAGCGACGCCCAGAAGACGTTCTCCAAACTGCGTTCGGCCATCGGCGGGCTCTATGCCTCGCGGCAGATGGCGGTGGAAGCGGAATACGCGTTCAAACAGGCGCTGCAACTTTGCCCGGAAAGTCCCGAAGGCAATTTCCGGCTCGCGCAACTCTACATGGAACTCGGCCGCACCGATGATGCCCTGGCGACCCTCGAGGCGTTACAGAAGCTTGACCCGCTCAACGACAAGATTACGGGGGCCATCGACCAAATCAAAGGCATCAAACAGTCGCGCCAGGACATCCCCCAACTCGAAGCGGCTTACTCGAACAGCCCGCGCGACTTCGGGTTGTTGACCCAGTTGGCCCAAGCGTACTCAAAAGCCGGCCAGAACGAACGGATTATCCAGCTATTGCGAAGTTATCTGCAACAGAAAGACATCCCTGCCGACGCCTTTTTGCAGACGGCCCAGGTGTACTGGAACATGGGTCAGCACGAGGCGGCCTTGAATGCGCTGGAGACCATGACGCAGCGGGCGCCGCAGGATCCGCGGGGATACTATTACCTGGCCGTGATGCGCACCATGGCAAACAACGCCGATGCCGCGCTCCCCATGCTGGAAAAGGCCATTGCACTGGCACCGCAACTTCGGGCGCAGGCCGCCAGCGACCAGCAATTCAACAGCCTGCGCGGCAATCCCCGCTTCCAGCAGATCATTGGCTCTCCTTGA
- the nth gene encoding endonuclease III — MARESHGSKRVRVRKIIALLKRTHPDAKLALDFSDPLELLIALILAAQARDDLVNVVTPELFRKYRTAAAYANEKESVLQKQVSRINFFRQKTRSIQGACAMLVKDFGGQVPDNIDDLLKLPGVGRKTANAILANAFGQPAIVVDTHTWRLSQRLGLTNQDAPDKIEADVVKIVPRKEWTKFCHLLQFHGRRVCRARNPNCPNCSINKLCPWPEKTKAK, encoded by the coding sequence ATGGCGAGGGAGTCTCACGGATCGAAGCGGGTGCGGGTCAGGAAGATCATTGCGCTTCTTAAGCGCACGCATCCAGACGCAAAGCTGGCGCTGGATTTCTCGGACCCTCTCGAGTTGCTGATCGCGCTGATCCTCGCTGCGCAGGCGCGCGATGATCTCGTCAATGTCGTGACGCCGGAACTCTTCCGCAAGTATCGCACGGCGGCCGCTTACGCCAACGAGAAGGAATCGGTCCTCCAGAAACAGGTAAGCCGGATCAATTTTTTCCGCCAGAAGACACGCTCGATTCAGGGAGCTTGCGCGATGTTGGTGAAAGACTTCGGCGGCCAGGTTCCCGACAACATCGACGATCTCCTGAAACTACCCGGCGTCGGGCGCAAGACCGCCAATGCCATCCTCGCCAACGCGTTTGGGCAACCGGCCATCGTGGTCGATACGCATACATGGCGGCTGTCGCAACGGCTCGGGTTGACGAACCAGGATGCGCCGGACAAGATCGAGGCCGACGTCGTGAAGATCGTGCCGCGGAAGGAGTGGACGAAGTTCTGCCACCTGCTACAGTTCCACGGGCGGCGCGTGTGCCGGGCCAGGAACCCCAATTGCCCGAATTGTTCGATTAACAAACTCTGCCCGTGGCCGGAGAAAACGAAGGCGAAGTGA